The window ATATGGATGGTGGACGAGCGGTGTGTGCCGCTCAGCGAACCAGACTCGAACTTCCACACCCTGCACGAGCACCTGCTGCGGCACCTGAGGATCCCCTACTACAACATCCACCCCATGCCCGTGCAGATCAACCAGCGcctgtgtgtggaggaggacggTGGGGCGCTGCTGTACGAGAAAGAGGTCAACAAGTTGGTCAACGGCTCCAGCTTTCACTTCGTGCTGCTGGGAGTCGGCTACGACGGCCACACCGCTTCCCTCTTTCCCGGTAATAAAGTTGAGGTCAACGGCGAGAGTCTGGTGGCGCTCACCGAGAGCCCCAATAAGCCCCACCAGCGCATGAGCCTCACCTTCGGCGCCATTAACCGCGCACACATGGTCGCTCTTTTGGTGATGGGTAAGGGAAAGCACGAGACCATCACCCAGTTGAGTCGCGTCAAGGACCAACCGGAGAAATGGCCCATCACCGGGGTGAAGCCCGTCAGCGGCAGGCTTGTGTGGTACATAGATAACGATGCACTTTTAGGGTAGAAGAATAAAGCTGCTCCCTCAGAACGCACACAAGTTAGTGGGGCGCTAAAGATTTGATACGTTTTTATTCAAAAAGCAAAAGAATGTAAGACACTTTTCAGGAAAAGTTTGAGTTTAAGATCGAGGTATTTATGAAACTTTATAGACTATTTGAGCCCACTCTTAGTTAAGATTTGTGAAAATATGACGGATCAAAAGCTTCTCGTTCCACAGCACTGGCTGTGTCTCTGTTAATTAATAATTAGTGCTCAGGCTTTTGAGGAACTCAGGTGATTGTGAAGAATCTTAAccatgttttgtatttttaaatagcAGCGATACACTCAGGTTCAGAGCCAACATTCACATTTTATACTGTGCTCAGTCCCATTCCACATTTTCATCCGTCAGtaaaacacaaatttaaatgatttatgtttttcaattgaaaatgaaatgcGTTTGCCAAATTTAAGTGGCAGGATAATAGTAGgtttctcttttctccatttccacACAAATATTCATCTTTGTGTGAGGGATTCGGTTTGATTCTCCTTCCAACAAAAATGTCACATTGATCATGTAAAAAAAGGTCAACTATTTGTATAATCGTACATCAGATCAACCGTGTGAGGTGTGTACCAGCCCATGACCTAATGTGAGCTGACCAtcaacaattaaaaaatatCCACATCTGTTTTGtggggttttctttttcctgatgTGGGCTTGAAAACGTGAGAGGGATTAAGTagcttttaatttttcttttgttcccaAGGGTTTTATGTTACGGGCTGACGGTGGCACGGAAACCACATGAAACCCTAATATGCGGCGTATCAGGTGTCAATGTGAGACAGCTGGACTGTTTCTGTCCAACTCGGTCACGGACAGCCTGCTAATCAGCCAGAGTCCTCCTCTCACTGTGAAAAAAGCTGAACAGACACCAGCAGGTGTTACGCCTTTGAACTGAAGCCACGCAGGGTCTTGCTCTGCAGAAATGGGTCTCACCTGTGCTGCAAACCGAGGCCACCGTCAGGCTGAGGGACGTGTAGTACAGCTCAGGGGTGGTTTCAACCTGCGGATTCACAATCGTGGAGTCAATCTGCAGTTTACAGAATTCAGATTGGAATCACAGCGTGGCCGGGTTCTTACACACGCTGCTGCCGTCAGAGTCAGAACAGCCGTGCAGAGTCCGTGTCCCCATGACAACAGCCCAAACACATGATAGGAAGCCCGCAGGCTCTGAGGAATCGGGTCCATCATTGTGAAGAGCACTGAGAAACCTATTGAAAGAGCTGGAGTCATGTGAATCATGTGCTCAGAGGTGTAAGTCGTGCCATTTGATTGCAAAATCTTTCATGTGGGGAAAATGTGGTTTTACTTGAAGCCACGAAAGAAAAGGCGATGGAAGCGGACAGGTTGTTCAGAAGGGGCTGCCTGCAGTATCTTGAAGATTTGGGCCTGAGAATGATAACATTATCAAGCTTAAGTGAAGGATCCAGCAGCTCAATGGCTGGTTtccatcatgtgtgtgtgtgtgtgtgtgtgtgtgttccagttaCCTTCCCATGACATAAAATTGAGGGACCAGCAGAAGCATTGTGAACACTGCATTCACTATTTGActaaaaataaagcacaaagACAAGCATTTTATCTTTTTCCCTGTCAAATGATCAACTCAGAGTGTAACTTGCTTCATAAAAACGGCAACCACTCACAATCtcaacctctgacctctcgGTATCCATCTGCTGCCGTGAAATGCAAGGAAGATTAACATGTAGAAGAACATGGATAACTTTTCGGTCTGACGTAGGGTGGAATTAAGCTTCAGAGCCACCGGCACCTAGACTTGAATAGGAGGAAGTATCCAGTTTCAGGGTGCACATGCGTGGAATCTCCTGCTGAATATTGCATTGCAAGCTAGAGTAACATCTGCACAAAAACTCAAGGTTAGATTAGGTTGTTATGTGTTGGGTCAAAGGTGACCTCAGCAGTGTAACAggcatttgtttccttttgaaTGCACATGTTTGTATGTGcgtttaataataataaaataatccatTCATTGTGGCTGTTATGAGTGTCTCAATAGGAACACCAATGCTTAAAATACATGGATACACAATAAACAACAGTAATGTAGGGGAAagtaaagaagggaaactttacCATCCATGTGTAGGTTGTCTGGATTGACTTTACACTGCAGACAGTAAGTCTCCGTTTAATTTTGGTCCACAGAAGCTCAGGTTAATATTTCTGTCATATTGGCACGTGGGCACTGGATTTGCAACAGATAAAATTTCCTCCGATATTTGTAGAGCACCACTGCTTTGCAGTCAGGACCAAGATCACAATTTGAAGTTACATTTTGGAGAACTGAATAATGCCCTAAAATTCAACTAGACATAAGCCACAAGTTTAGAAATTGACCCGTCAGAAACTGTATGTTTTGTTGTAATACCCATTCCTGGCCACTGGTGGGCGCTGCGCCCACAGATGGACACTTTAAATGATACCGGAAATACAAAGTTGTTGGTTTGTAGGTATATTTGTGCCGcgagttttgtttttcatttgtgaaCCATATCCTAAATTGCTCCTTTCTGAATCATCTTGTCAGGATTATCCCGAGTTTGTTGCATTCTCTGTgacccttttttctctctgtgacGTTCAAAACATGTCAGTCGATAAAGAAGAAACGCATCAGGtaagatttgtttgtttttatttataaccAAAGTATTTTTATAAGTAACACTATCGTGATGAAGCTTAGCGGTTTGGATTTCAGAGGTTAAAGGCAGCGGTTCATTATACTGTGAGTCGGATTTGTCAGAAGCTCGGAGAGGATTACCGGAGAGAGTTCAGCCGGCAGGTCATGGCAGCAATAACGGAGACAGCTGTCCGACAATGTGGTGAGTAATAGATTAAATCAACCACACGTGAAGATACAGTAATTAAACCTAATTGTATACGTTGTTTACTTTCGGGAGTGTCATGCAAAAGTTCTTTCCGACTAAATGTATCTAGTCAAGAGGCGTTTCATGAGCCCTGATATAGAGTAAAACAGCGCTGGGACTTTTCACACACTATATCACTCCGCTGTACAGATGCTAAGTGATTGGCGACAGTCTCCCTCTAGTTGCGGAAGTATTTTGTATTGGagtcaaataaataattaaatgaataatCCGCGTGGTGGGTGGCGCTAGCTCAATCTGTTGGGGCCCAAGATGTGTAGGTTGTAAGGTGTAagcagaaggttgttggttcaagcACCAGCATAGACAGCAATGGTGAATACATCAGAGGCACTAGATCCACAAATGCCACCATGGGCCCACAATGAACCAGGGGTGTTGGGCCCCAGCATAAACCAGTCAAGAATACAACCTTTAAAGTGTTGAAATGCTGTCTATTGCTTCCCTACTCAGATATATTCTCCAAAGATCTGGAGGCTTTTGCAAGGTAAGACTTTTGCTTTATGTAATCACTATCCTGTATGTTGTCTATTCAAGCATCACACAGCTTCCCTACTTGAAATGTTTCAGACATGCTAAAAGAAGCACAGTGTCTCCAGAAGACGTGAAGCTCGTGGCTCGTCGCAGCACTGCTTTGGTGAGCTACACATATTTCTCAATAGATCAATTTCAAGCATAATTCATtcatctgcatgcatgtgtattTGTAAAGATGTGTGTATACATTGTACCAGACAGCACATTTAATGTTGGATTTGCCTTTATTCATTTCAGTCCAACTACATACAAAGTAAAATTGAAGAACTGAACCAGGAgcagagtttaaaaaagaagagcaccgggaagaggaggagcagagatgctGACGAGGACAACAGAGAGTAAAGAAGAGCGGCAGGCTGGAGCGTCCCATTTGTGCCCAACACTCAGAGACGGATCACCAAGAGAGCAATGATAGTCAAAAATACCTTTAACATGAACAATCTTTGTATGGACAGCTGCTTACATGTATAAATTATACTTTCCCAGTATCCCATAAATACTTAAAATAGGCTTTAGTTAACTGTTAAGATGTCAAAAGTCAATTGTACTGGACCTTTGACTTTCAAACTGTCCACATTGTAGCTTATTTCAAATAAACATAATGCATCTACAGCAATTACTGCATCCTTTCCCCCCCTTAGCTGTAGTTGAAGTGCTCAAAAACAGAAAAGCCAGTACTAAAATATTGAAGAATAACCACCGACTGTCCCCAACAGTGACATTACAAACCTGATAAAATGGCAGCATTTTACAATAAGGACACGCTTGGTCAACAGCAGTGAGCACCGACATTGTGTCAACCTCATTTGCTGTAATGTTCCCTCATAGCGCTACACACAAGCCAAGACTTGAGCGGACATTTcaaaaactaaaaagaaaacaccattTCTTTCTTAAGGCTAGTTATTTAGAACTAACCTGAACATTAACAGGAAATGACTTAATAGACTGACCACAGTAGTGCTCACTGCTTTATCCTTTTTGTAATATGCATCTGGTAAATATCAAAACATGAGGGCATAGGAGCTAGATTGAAACAAGTACTACCCATGTCATGTCTGAGAAGGCCACACACCCAACTTCCGTCTTCGTCCTTCAGTACAGACCTCAGTCTGGGTTCAAACGGAGACCTCAACCAGCAGAGCCCAAGGTCCCTGGATATGTGAATCGAATTAGACGGTTTTTTATTCGAcaaactgactcaagtaatatCAACTAAGCATATATTCAAATGATTTTTATTAGAGAACTCCCTTCATTTGACATGGGTTTTTAGACACCTCAAAAAAAGACAAGAGCTACCGGGAACCATTGGACACACACCACTCCACGTTCTCACACTATCACTTGCGTCTCCCAGAGTCTTCAGCAGGGGCCATCCACATCAAGTACACACGTAACAGATCAGATCAATAACATGAAAGCACACACCATACAGCATTCAAATCAGATTATATAAGCATACAAATATTCATCACAACATTTCACTACATTTCGATAATTCTGTAATTGATCAACATACTTAAAGGATAAACTTGagtagctttttaaaaaaaaaaaaaaaactcttgaAGTACTAATCAATGAATGTCCTTGTTAGGGGAGGAGTTCGTAGCATCTGCAGcttccactcacacactcagaaaAGCAGTCACCTTGGGCTCTTTCACTGCACAACCAGTCCGTTTCACGCGTCTCTCCGTTCGCTCACTCATAGCTTCACTCTTCGCCACAAGCCATCCTCAATCGCACTCATCAGTTCTTAAAATGTCAGTTGCGCTGTTCTTTCCATTTAAAAgtggataaaaatgaaaacacccaCCGTCTCTCAGAACATGCGGAGTGAAGCCGATCTTTGATGGCATAGCATTTACAGGTGGGAAGAGGGAGAATGATACGGATATCACCCCAAGAATGCTGCCAAAGAGGAGCTTCCTCGCAGGAAAATGGAAGAGAGGGGAACTGCAGAAGAGATTTCAATGAAGGCTTTTCCACAGAACTTGACTGCAAATAAAGTTGCACTTAAAACAATTAGGTTTCAACCAGATTCTTCCCAATGCATGATTGCCCTCGAAATTGGTGAGAAACGCAGGAAATGGTCAACCACAAACATTCATGCATTACATTTCACAATACATGCATTAGAGAATCCAGTTGAAATGGATACAAACAAGACATTGAAAATAGCACTTTAGTCAGACATCCTGGTAAACAACTCACTTCACTCTAAATTAAATCcttagctttttctttttcttctccgaAATGTACAAAACGTTTTCCCAAAAAATTAAAGTTTTCAGATACGCATCAACACCGGAAATCAGTTGTGAAAGGACTTATCTTTTTGACAATACTTACCATACAAACATTTAACTTACATACCCCACCCAGAGGATTTTGACTCCACACCGGACCCAAAACCAGAGCTAAACCCACCACCACTTGTCGTAGAATTGGACCCTGTTCCCCAGCCGAGGCTGGCTGAGCTGGTGCCGTAATTGCTGTTTCCTGTACCAAATGACTGACTCTGGTCCCTACTAGAGCTAGTTCCACTGGAGGTACTCCCTGAAGTGGAGGTCTGCTGGCTGGCCAACATTCCCATCATCCCCCAACTACTCTgcagagcagcctgagcagcagccaTCATGGCAGGGTTCAAACTGAAGGAACCAAAATTAGCCAAactgctgttggtgctgcttcCCAACCCACTACGGCTGCTACCAAAAGCTCCAAAACCATTCCCAAATCGTGTCGTACGATCATACTGCCTATTTCCGTGTTTGGGCTCAGCGTTCGAGATGTGAACGCTGATGCCCTTGATGATGAGGTCCTCTCCGCAGAGAGATTGAGCAACCTGCAACAAAGACACAGATCAGCCCTTGGAGCTAGAAGTGCAGCGTGGAGGACGGCCCGTGCGTTCACGACGGTACCTGATCATCCGCAAATGTGACAAAAGCAAAAGCCCGGAATGGCTTGGGGATGAAAACATCCGTGACTTCCCCATACTGCATAAAGAACTGCCTCAGGTCATCTGTGGTCATATCTTCCGTGCAACGGCCCACAAACACTTTCCGACTCCTCAGGGGCTCGTCTAAAGGTTGctgttggagaaaaaaagatggagaaaaaaacccactgcAAATTAGAGAATTTTCACCAAACACTAAAGGCATAGATCAGAAAATAGTGGGAGGATATATGCATGGACATTACCATATTCACCTTCGAGTTAGGGAACTTGCAGTCGCACCATCTGCCGTCAATCATGTGGCGCTGTGAGATCACCTTCTCCTGGGCATCGTATTCCGCGAACCTCACAA is drawn from Takifugu rubripes chromosome 19, fTakRub1.2, whole genome shotgun sequence and contains these coding sequences:
- the cenps gene encoding centromere protein S; its protein translation is MSVDKEETHQRLKAAVHYTVSRICQKLGEDYRREFSRQVMAAITETAVRQCDIFSKDLEAFARHAKRSTVSPEDVKLVARRSTALSNYIQSKIEELNQEQSLKKKSTGKRRSRDADEDNRE
- the tardbpb gene encoding TAR DNA-binding protein 43 isoform X1, translated to MTEGYIRVAEEENEEPMEIPSEDDGTVRLSTVAAQFPGACGLRFRSPVSQCMRGVRLVEGVLHAPENGWGNVVYVVNYPKDNKRKMEEIDASSAVKMKRGDMKTSDLIVLGLPWKTTEQDLKDYFSTFGEVIMVQVKREGRTGSSKGFGFVRFAEYDAQEKVISQRHMIDGRWCDCKFPNSKVNMQPLDEPLRSRKVFVGRCTEDMTTDDLRQFFMQYGEVTDVFIPKPFRAFAFVTFADDQVAQSLCGEDLIIKGISVHISNAEPKHGNRQYDRTTRFGNGFGAFGSSRSGLGSSTNSSLANFGSFSLNPAMMAAAQAALQSSWGMMGMLASQQTSTSGSTSSGTSSSRDQSQSFGTGNSNYGTSSASLGWGTGSNSTTSGGGFSSGFGSGVESKSSGWGM
- the tardbpb gene encoding TAR DNA-binding protein 43 isoform X2 encodes the protein MTEGYIRVAEEENEEPMEIPSEDDGTVRLSTVAAQFPGACGLRFRSPVSQCMRGVRLVEGVLHAPENGWGNVVYVVNYPKDNKRKMEEIDASSAVKMKRGDMKTSDLIVLGLPWKTTEQDLKDYFSTFGEVIMVQVKREGRTGSSKGFGFVRFAEYDAQEKVISQRHMIDGRWCDCKFPNSKQPLDEPLRSRKVFVGRCTEDMTTDDLRQFFMQYGEVTDVFIPKPFRAFAFVTFADDQVAQSLCGEDLIIKGISVHISNAEPKHGNRQYDRTTRFGNGFGAFGSSRSGLGSSTNSSLANFGSFSLNPAMMAAAQAALQSSWGMMGMLASQQTSTSGSTSSGTSSSRDQSQSFGTGNSNYGTSSASLGWGTGSNSTTSGGGFSSGFGSGVESKSSGWGM